The Nitrospinota bacterium DNA window TGATACACTTTAACCAAGGGAATAAAGAAGATTGCTATCTTTGGTTAGAAAAGGCCAAGCCTTATAGAAATGAAAAGTTCAATCAGTTATTGATTGAATCTTCCTATTTTGATTCCATAAGGAACGAAAAGAGATTTCAGGACATACTCAATTGATTAACAAAGAAATCGGTAGATAGAATAAGAATTTCACAGGATATCTATAATTGACATAATCGCTGAGAGCGTTTGTCTCTTAATACGTAGGATAAAAGAATCACTTAAAATAAAGATGGTCAGTCCAGCATTTCTTGTTTTTCCCCATAAATGTTTTTTAGCCTCTGAGCAAGAGATTTCTTTTTATGATGCATGGATAGTTCTGTTTCCCTAAAAGAGAGGGCTTTCGGATAGCAAAATTTAATACATTCTGGATCTCCATCACACGTGTCACAATTGATGGCATAGCCCCCTTCACTATAGAAATTCATTGCCCCAAATGGGCAGGCTAAAAGACACATCCTGCAGCCTATGCATTTTTGTTCATCTACTCTTACAACTCCATTCTCTCTTGAAATCGCCCCAGAAGGGCAGACTTGACCACATGGATAATCATCGCATTGAAAACAGAATATGGGAAGACAAAATCCATCTTCAATAGAGATTATTGTGGTTATTCGGGAGATTGCAGAATTGAACTCTCCATGTTTTTTCATTGAACAGACCAGTTCGCACATTCTGCATCCCGTGCATTTTTCTGGATCTACAGTTAATATCTTACTCACCAATTCTTACTTGCTTAATAGTTAGTCTGAGAATAATTCTTTGTTTATCTTTATTAGTTGCTTTTGATAAGCGATATCGATCTTATTTTGAATCCAACTCTGGAAAACCTTTTCTCTTTTTTGTATTAATAATCTATTAGCTAAATCTTCTCTGGCTTGTTTAAACTTGTTCATATCAATAGGTTTTTTCCCAAGGAGTTTTATAACATAAACTCCATCATCAGATTTTACTATTGTGTTCTCACCTTTTTTTAATCTAAAGGCTTGATTTATGAAATTTAAATCTATTCCTATACCTGGTATACTGCTTGCGCGAGAAAAATATCCAGTGGTGGCCGTCTTTAATCCCAGCTTTTCTGCAATGTCTTTTAACTCTTTTGTGGTTTTGAGTTGTGTTAAAATTTCTTCGCCCTTTCTGAAGGCAGCATTTTTCATTTTTTCTGTTTTCAAAACATCTCTTAACCTTGGCTTTATTGTATCTAATGGAGGAATAGATGACTTCTTTATATCGAGAAGTTTAAAAATATAGTACCCATTATCTAACTTCACAATCTCACTCACTTCACCTAATTCGAGAGAAAAGGCGGAAGATATGAGATTACCGCTATTTTTAATCCCCTTTATTTCGTTTTCTTGTTTGTTAAAAAAACCGGTTGTCTTTAAATCAAAAGAATATCTCTGCGCTATTTCTTTTAAATCAATCCCTGTTCTCATTATATCTTCAAAGATCTCATTTGCTTTATCTTCAGCAAGGTAATCTGCCTCATTTTCTGTCAACTTCTTTTCGATTTCGTCTCTTATATCTTTCAGTTCTTTTATAGAGGCCTCCTTTATATCTTCTACTTTAATAATATGATAGCCAAAAGGAGTGAGAACAGGATGACTAATCTCACCTTTTTTTAAGAAAAACGCTACCTTGTCAAACTCTTGTATCATCTCTCCTTTCTTGAAATATCCTAAATCTCCACCCTTTCTGGCTGAGGAATCTTCAGAATATTTCCTTGCTAATTTTGAGAAGTCTTCTCCCTTTTTTAGTCTTTTGATGATCATCTCTGTCTTTTTTCTTGCCTTTTCTTTTTTCTCTTGAGAGGAGTTGTGAGGGATTCGGATCAGAATTTGTCTGGCCCTGATTTTCTTTGGCAGGTTATATTCTTCTTCATGATCAAAATAATATTCTTCTATTGCTGTTTTATCAATTCTTACTTTTTTCATAAAATCCTTAGGGTTGAGATAAATATATTTTATCTTTCTCTTTTCTGGTTCGCGGAATTCTTCTTTGTTTTTATTATAGAATTCTTCTATATCTTGTTGAGAAATCTTTATCTTACTCTTAAAATACAAAGGCTTAAATAATAGATATTCTACTTGAATTTCTTCATTCTCCCTTTTAAAAGCATCTAATAACTCCCTTTTAGATATCATTACACTGTCTTTAATCAAATCCCCCATCTTTTTAATCAGAATCTCATTTCTTTGGCTTGCTTCAAATTCTTTGGGAGTTATACGATTTCTGCTTAACAAAAATTTATAACTTCTTTCATCAAATTTGCCATTTCTTACGAAGAGAGGATTTGTTTGAATATGGTCAATCAACTCTTCCTTTGTAACAACCAAACCCTCTTTCTCTGCACTATAGAGAAGGATATTTTTTCGTAAGAGATCATTTAATGCCATCTCTTTAAGGTTTAACCTTTTTGTGAAGTCTCCAGGTAGAATATCTTTGTAGATATTTTTGTAAAATTCGTCTAAAGACTTAAGGGAATTTTGCCATTCACCATAGGTGATGGGTATATCATATACTTCGGCTATTATTTCAAATTCTTTTTGAGTTTTACCCAAATAACCAGCACCCCATCCTATAAATGTGATCGCTACAAAGATGAGAACTGCTTTCAGTACCCAGGTCTGAATATGACTTCTTAAAATT harbors:
- a CDS encoding peptidylprolyl isomerase — its product is MLRILRSHIQTWVLKAVLIFVAITFIGWGAGYLGKTQKEFEIIAEVYDIPITYGEWQNSLKSLDEFYKNIYKDILPGDFTKRLNLKEMALNDLLRKNILLYSAEKEGLVVTKEELIDHIQTNPLFVRNGKFDERSYKFLLSRNRITPKEFEASQRNEILIKKMGDLIKDSVMISKRELLDAFKRENEEIQVEYLLFKPLYFKSKIKISQQDIEEFYNKNKEEFREPEKRKIKYIYLNPKDFMKKVRIDKTAIEEYYFDHEEEYNLPKKIRARQILIRIPHNSSQEKKEKARKKTEMIIKRLKKGEDFSKLARKYSEDSSARKGGDLGYFKKGEMIQEFDKVAFFLKKGEISHPVLTPFGYHIIKVEDIKEASIKELKDIRDEIEKKLTENEADYLAEDKANEIFEDIMRTGIDLKEIAQRYSFDLKTTGFFNKQENEIKGIKNSGNLISSAFSLELGEVSEIVKLDNGYYIFKLLDIKKSSIPPLDTIKPRLRDVLKTEKMKNAAFRKGEEILTQLKTTKELKDIAEKLGLKTATTGYFSRASSIPGIGIDLNFINQAFRLKKGENTIVKSDDGVYVIKLLGKKPIDMNKFKQAREDLANRLLIQKREKVFQSWIQNKIDIAYQKQLIKINKELFSD
- a CDS encoding 4Fe-4S dicluster domain-containing protein, with translation MSKILTVDPEKCTGCRMCELVCSMKKHGEFNSAISRITTIISIEDGFCLPIFCFQCDDYPCGQVCPSGAISRENGVVRVDEQKCIGCRMCLLACPFGAMNFYSEGGYAINCDTCDGDPECIKFCYPKALSFRETELSMHHKKKSLAQRLKNIYGEKQEMLD